Proteins encoded by one window of Vibrio rumoiensis:
- a CDS encoding HIT domain-containing protein — translation MSFTLHPQLQKDTDMIGEFPLCLALLHKENIGPWVILVPKIDGLQELHHLPLEQQQQFLVESQVVFENLEALFNPKKLNLGALGNMVPQLHIHHIARFESDIAWPGPVWGNTEGKQRSTQETEALVQHLADAFQKQYPAFNR, via the coding sequence ATGAGTTTTACACTGCACCCACAATTGCAAAAAGACACGGATATGATCGGTGAATTCCCGCTTTGCTTAGCGTTATTGCATAAAGAAAATATCGGCCCTTGGGTCATTCTTGTGCCTAAAATCGATGGCCTGCAAGAGCTACATCATTTACCGCTGGAGCAACAGCAACAATTTTTGGTGGAATCCCAGGTTGTATTTGAAAATCTAGAAGCTCTCTTTAATCCTAAGAAGTTAAACTTAGGGGCATTAGGCAACATGGTACCGCAACTGCATATCCACCATATTGCTCGCTTTGAAAGTGACATAGCATGGCCAGGCCCAGTCTGGGGCAATACTGAAGGGAAACAACGTTCAACTCAAGAGACTGAAGCCTTAGTTCAACACTTAGCTGACGCTTTTCAAAAACAATATCCCGCATTTAATCGTTAA
- the argS gene encoding arginine--tRNA ligase, whose amino-acid sequence MNIAALINDKVSKALEAAGAPAGSPAAVRQSAKAQFGDYQANGVMGVAKKLGMNPREFAQKVIDVLDLDGIASKAEIAGPGFINIFLDPAFLAKQASAALADERLGIATQEQQTIVADYSAPNVAKEMHVGHLRSTIIGDAVVRTLEFLGHKVIRANHIGDWGTQFGMLIANLERVEKEQGEISMELADLEGFYRESKKLYDEDEAFAERARGYVVKLQGGDEHCAKMWKKLVDVTMIQNQRNYDRLNVSLSRDDVMGESMYNDMLPTIVADLKAQGLAVEDDGAQVVFLDEYKNKDGEPMGVIVQKRDGGYLYTTTDIACAKYRYETLGADRVLYFIDSRQHQHLMQAWTIVRKAGYVPESVSLEHHAFGMMLGKDGRPFKTRAGGTVRLADLLDEATERAQKLIEEKNPELSTEEKANIANTVAMAAVKYSDLSKHRTTDYIFDWDNMLAFEGNTAPYMQYAYTRVASIFAKAGIDMNSLSGDIMVGDDKEKALISKLLQFDEAVSSVAREGQPHLMCSYLFELAGQFSSFYEACPILSAEDETVKQSRLKLAALTAKTIKQGLELLGIETLERM is encoded by the coding sequence GTGAATATTGCAGCCCTCATTAATGACAAAGTATCGAAAGCTCTCGAAGCCGCTGGCGCACCCGCTGGAAGCCCAGCAGCAGTTCGACAATCAGCCAAAGCACAATTTGGTGATTACCAAGCAAACGGTGTTATGGGTGTAGCAAAAAAACTCGGCATGAACCCTCGTGAGTTTGCGCAAAAAGTGATTGATGTTTTAGACCTAGACGGTATCGCGAGCAAAGCAGAGATTGCTGGCCCAGGTTTCATTAACATTTTCTTAGACCCTGCTTTCTTAGCCAAGCAAGCGTCTGCCGCATTAGCCGATGAGCGTTTAGGCATTGCGACTCAAGAACAACAAACTATCGTTGCTGATTACTCTGCGCCAAATGTTGCTAAAGAAATGCACGTGGGCCACTTACGTTCAACCATCATCGGTGATGCGGTGGTTCGTACGCTTGAGTTTTTAGGTCACAAAGTGATCCGCGCTAACCACATTGGTGACTGGGGTACGCAATTTGGTATGTTAATTGCCAACCTTGAACGTGTCGAAAAAGAACAAGGCGAAATTTCAATGGAACTTGCTGACCTTGAAGGCTTCTACCGCGAATCGAAAAAATTATACGATGAAGATGAAGCGTTTGCTGAACGTGCTCGTGGTTACGTTGTAAAACTACAAGGCGGTGATGAACATTGTGCGAAAATGTGGAAGAAATTGGTTGATGTCACCATGATCCAAAACCAGCGCAACTACGACCGTTTAAACGTTTCTCTTTCGCGTGACGACGTCATGGGCGAAAGCATGTACAACGATATGCTGCCAACGATTGTTGCAGACCTAAAAGCACAAGGCTTAGCGGTTGAAGATGATGGTGCGCAAGTTGTCTTCCTTGATGAATACAAAAACAAAGATGGCGAACCTATGGGCGTTATCGTACAAAAACGCGATGGTGGTTACCTATACACCACCACTGACATTGCTTGTGCGAAATATCGTTACGAAACCTTAGGCGCCGATCGCGTATTATACTTTATCGATTCACGTCAGCATCAACACTTAATGCAAGCTTGGACCATCGTTCGTAAAGCCGGTTATGTACCAGAGTCAGTGTCTCTTGAACACCACGCTTTTGGCATGATGCTAGGTAAAGATGGTCGTCCATTTAAAACTCGTGCAGGCGGTACGGTTCGTTTAGCCGATCTTCTTGATGAAGCAACCGAACGTGCTCAAAAACTGATCGAAGAGAAAAACCCTGAGCTTTCAACTGAAGAAAAAGCCAACATTGCCAACACAGTTGCGATGGCTGCGGTGAAATACTCCGATCTGTCTAAGCATCGTACTACCGATTACATCTTTGATTGGGATAACATGCTGGCGTTTGAAGGTAATACTGCGCCTTACATGCAGTATGCATACACCCGTGTGGCTTCTATCTTTGCAAAAGCAGGTATTGATATGAACAGCCTATCTGGCGATATCATGGTCGGTGATGACAAAGAAAAAGCTCTAATTTCTAAACTGCTTCAATTCGATGAAGCAGTATCATCAGTAGCTCGCGAAGGTCAACCTCACTTAATGTGTAGCTACCTATTTGAGCTAGCAGGTCAGTTTTCTAGTTTCTATGAAGCGTGCCCTATCTTGAGCGCTGAAGATGAAACCGTGAAACAAAGCCGCTTAAAGCTGGCTGCGTTAACGGCTAAAACGATTAAGCAAGGTCTTGAACTACTAGGTATTGAAACCTTAGAGCGCATGTAA